A part of Rattus rattus isolate New Zealand chromosome 6, Rrattus_CSIRO_v1, whole genome shotgun sequence genomic DNA contains:
- the Rpl32 gene encoding 60S ribosomal protein L32: MAALRPLVKPKIVKKRTKKFIRHQSDRYVKIKRNWRKPRGIDNRVRRRFKGQILMPNIGYGSNKKTKHMLPSGFRKFLVHNVKELEVLLMCNKSYCAEIAHNVSSKNRKAIVERAAQLAIRVTNPNARLRSEENE; the protein is encoded by the exons ATGGCTGCCCTTCGGCCTCTGGTGAAGCCCAAGATCGTCAAAAAGAGGACCAAGAAGTTCATCAGGCACCAGTCGGACCGATATGTGAAAATTAAG cGAAACTGGCGGAAACCCAGAGGCATCGACAACAGGGTGCGGAGAAGATTCAAGGGCCAGATCCTGATGCCCAACATTGGTTACGGGAGTAACAAGAAAACCAAGCACATGCTGCCTAGCGGCTTCCGGAAGTTTCTGGTCCACAATGTCAAGGAGCTGGAAGTACTGCTGATGTGCAACAA ATCTTACTGTGCTGAGATTGCTCACAATGTGTCCTCTAAGAACCGAAAAGCCATCGTAGAAAGAGCAGCACAGCTGGCCATCAGAGTCACCAATCCCAACGCCAGGCTACGCAGCGAAGAGAATGAATAG